In one window of Oncorhynchus keta strain PuntledgeMale-10-30-2019 unplaced genomic scaffold, Oket_V2 Un_contig_1335_pilon_pilon, whole genome shotgun sequence DNA:
- the rpl18a gene encoding 60S ribosomal protein L18a, producing MKASGTLREYKVVGRLLPSVKNPTPPLYRMRIFAPNHVVAKSRFWYFVSQLRKMKKANGETVYCGLVHEKTPLKVKNFGIWLRYDSRSGTHNMYREYRDLTTSAAVTQCYRDMGARHRARAHSIHIMKVQEIAANKCRRPAIKQFHDSKIKFPLPHRVLRRQHKPRFTTKRPNTFF from the exons ATGAAGGCGTCTGGCACA CTTAGGGAGTACAAAGTCGTTGGGCGCCTCCTGCCCTCGGTTAAgaaccccacccctcctctctaccgCATGAGGATCTTCGCTCCTAACCATGTGGTGGCCAAGTCTCGCTTCTGGTACTTTGTCTCCCAGCTGAGGAAGATGAAGAAGGCCAACGGAGAGACAGTCTACTGTGGTCTG GTGCACGAGAAGACTCCCCTGAAGGTGAAGAACTTTGGCATCTGGTTGCGTTACGACTCCCGTAGCGGAACCCACAACATGTACCGAGAATACAGAGACCTGACCACCTCTGCAGCCGTCACCCAGTGCT aTCGTGATATGGGCGCTCGCCATCGTGCCCGCGCCCACTCCATCCACATCATGAAGGTCCAGGAGATCGCTGCCAATAAATGCCGCAGACCTGCAATCAAGCAGTTCCAC GACTCCAAGATCAAGTTCCCCCTGCCCCACAGGGTCCTGCGTCGTCAACACAAGCCCCGCTTCACCACCAAGAGACCAAACACCTTCTTCTAA